From a single Salvelinus namaycush isolate Seneca chromosome 14, SaNama_1.0, whole genome shotgun sequence genomic region:
- the LOC120059259 gene encoding proteoglycan 4-like: protein MASMQDGLNFTSPTYGKVLLLGAIAAASAFIVTILIVVLCVGCQRKGKTHNVSSESGKHRLMDMSILRQSKLRSIKSSKKNRPSSMDLLPSRRSNSDLRSGGRTLPQIPSGTGEDGEHTYSEVGQRSSPKRGPDNNLYAIVGRAGETDTPAPPAVPANTPAPPDLDGDGLNEPLPEPEPMPQAMAHPQPPETTAEYACVRKLRKVDKAVPQKRDSGTDMGEAPVPPPRHAPPSHPAPPPPHPHSMKMPRKNVDAFKLPTFPKEAVFMGNGEQYIWKPPEDDDITMLQNKPLGPLSPHSGENIQPSTAMVAEMYSKVCKPGKKKRTVPASPPANIGFRTLGRGDRDRERDGGFSVVVKPQTWAPQEGKPVRGASATLEDHCYESIETGEECDPTYEPMEGGCGWKRVGGTERPPNTCATLRPRRKKSHQPLQQQQPPPPPPTQQTPKLQHLPAKALLLPGENLYESIGELKQGGTANSSTTTIFTFNDGMEMYVTGL from the exons ATGGCCTCCATGCAGGACGGGCTGAACTTCACGTCTCCTACCTACGGCAAGGTCCTGCTGCTGGGTGCCATCGCTGCTGCCTCAGCCTTCATCGTCACCATCCTCATCGTGGTGCTCTGTGTGGGCTGCCAGAG GAAGGGAAAGACGCATAATGTCTCCAGTGAAAGTGGGAAACACAGGTTGATGGACATG AGTATACTCAGGCAGTCAAAGCTGCGTTCCATCA AGTCATCTAAAAAGAACCGTCCGTCTAGCATGGACCTCCTGCCCAGCCGCCGGTCCAACTCCGACCTCCGCTCCGGGGGAAGGACGCTACCCCAGATCCCCTCTGGCACCGGAGAGGACGGGGAGCACACCTACTCTGAGGTAGGTCAACGCTCCTCCCCGAAGCGTGGCCCTGATAACAACCTCTACGCCATAGTGGGCAGGGCCGGAGAGACCGACACCCCAGCCCCTCCGGCCGTCCCAGCCAACACCCCTGCTCCCCCTGATCTAGATGGGGATGGTTTGAATGAACCGCTCCCCGAGCCTGAGCCCATGCCCCAGGCTATGGCTCATCCGCAACCCCCGGAGACGACTGCAGAGTATGCCTGCGTCCGGAAGCTCCGGAAGGTGGACAAGGCTGTCCCCCAGAAGAGAGACAGCGGGACCGATATGGGGGAGGCACCGGTGCCGCCTCCCCGCCACGCCCCACCATCACACCCTGCCCCGCCTCCGCCACACCCTCACAGCATGAAGATGCCCCGGAAAAACGTGGATGCTTTCAAGCTGCCCACCTTCCCCAAG GAGGCAGTGTTCATGGGTAATGGAGAGCAGTACATATGGAAGCCTCCAGAGGATGATGACATCACCATGCTCCAAAACAAACCGTTAGGCCCTCTGAGTCCTCACAGTGGAGAGAACATACAGCCTTCCACTGCTATG GTTGCAGAGATGTACTCCAAGGTATGCAAACCAGGCAAGAAGAAGAGAACTGTTCCTGCGTCTCCTCCAGCAAACATTGGCTTCCGGACCTTGGGGCGTGGTGACCGGGACCGGGAGCGAGATGGTGGGTTCAGTGTGGTGGTCAAGCCCCAGACCTGGGCCCCGCAGGAGGGGAAACCCGTCAGAGGAGCCTCTGCCACTCTGGAAGACCACTGTTATGAGTCCATCGAGACGGGGGAGGAGTGCGACCCCACTTATGAGCCTATGGAAGGTGGTTGCGGTTGGAAGCGAGTTGGAGGAACCGAACGGCCTCCCAACACCTGCGCCACACTCAGGCCCAGGAGGAAGAAATCCCATCAGCccttgcagcagcagcagcctcccccgccGCCGCCCACACAGCAGACCCCCAAGTTACAGCACCTTCCAGCCAAAGCCCTGCTGCTGCCCGGGGAGAACCTGTACGAGAGCATTGGGGAACTGAAGCAGGGCGGAACTGCCAACTCCAGCACCACTACCATCTTCACCTTCAACGACGGCATGGAGATGTATGTCACTGGGCTCTAA